One Natrinema halophilum genomic window carries:
- a CDS encoding amphi-Trp domain-containing protein: MGELETEAERSRAEIADTLRGLADQLDDDGNVTLDLEGTQVRLNPTEPVTFKLEGESDWSDGDKEAKQSIELELVWRREAATAEEGALDVRE, encoded by the coding sequence ATGGGAGAACTGGAAACCGAGGCAGAGCGATCCCGAGCGGAAATCGCCGACACCCTCCGTGGCCTGGCCGACCAACTCGACGACGACGGTAACGTAACGCTCGACCTCGAGGGGACGCAGGTGCGATTGAACCCGACCGAACCCGTCACGTTCAAACTCGAGGGAGAATCGGACTGGTCCGACGGGGACAAAGAAGCAAAGCAAAGTATCGAACTCGAACTCGTCTGGCGGCGAGAAGCGGCTACTGCCGAAGAGGGGGCCCTCGACGTACGGGAGTGA